A segment of the Terribacillus aidingensis genome:
TATGGTTTGCTTTATATTCACCAGAGGTACGAACATCGATAAATTGTTTATTCTTGTCTTTTAGAAGACCTCTTAGTTCAGCGGTACTGATTTGTTTAGCTGCTATGCTAGAGAAGCGATTCCTTATAACAAAATAGATAATTAGAGCAATGAGAATGTACATGATAAATTCCAAGGTTCTCTCTCCGATCAATATTAGATAAATAGATTTACGTTGCCGTCTTCAGCATCACCAAGATATGCAGCAACTCCTGCATACTGAATGTCATCTAACAATTCTTCTTTTTGGAGTCCCATTAAATCCATTGTCATCGTACAAGCAACGAGTTTGACGTCTTGCTCCTGCGCCACTTCAATGAGCTGCGGAAGGGTCATTGCATTATGTTTTTTAATTACTTTTTTAATCATTTTAGGACCCATTCCACCCATGTTCATCTTAGAGAGGCCCATTTTATCTGCACCTTTAGGCATCATCTTTGCAAACATCTTCTCCAGAAATCCTTTGTTGACCGTTACATCTTCCGCTTTGCGAAGAGCATTTAATCCCCAAAATGTGTGAAATATTGTAACCTCATGATCATAAGCTGCAGCACCATTGGCTATTATATATGCTGCCATTGCCTTATCATAATCACCGCTAAATAAAACGATAGTCGTACGTTTCGTTTCTGACATTTTCAATTCTCCTATTCTTTGATACCTGCATAGGTATAATTTTGTTATGCTTTTTTAATCCAAAACTTCAATACACCTTCTTCTTCTGTATCTTGTAGTAACGCATGGCCGCCGGATTTCGCCCATGCGCTAAGATCGGCTTTTGCACCTTTGTCAGTTGCATGTACTTCCAACACATCTCCTGCATTTAGCTCATTTATCGCTTTTTTTGTTTTGACGATCGGCATTGGACAAGCTAGCCCTTTGGCATCTAACACTTTATTACTTTGCATAAATTAATTCCTCCAATTTTCATTTACCCATAGGGGTATTATTTTCTTTAAAAAAATATCTAAATTACCCGTGGGGGTATATTAAAGGGCGTGAGGATGAAAGTCAACCCCACTACTATTTACTTATCGGCTTTTAACTAACAAATTTACTGCTTCCTTCACCAATTCGTCAGCTTCTGTTCCATTCTCGTTGGCTTCTCGAACACATTCCACCAGGTTAGAGCTCACAATTACACCAATAGTGCGGTCAATCGCAGTTCTTGTAGCGCTCAGCTGTGTAATGACGTCCTTGCAGTCTTTATCTTCTTCCATCATTTTTAATATACCGCGTAACTGTCCCTCGATACGTTTTATTCTATTTTTACTTTGGTTATCATATTTCATAAGGTTTCCTCCTTAAATAAGTTTTAGTATATTGCAATTACAATCGCATTCCGTTAATTTAAAGCCTATTACTTTGTATCCTTTATTTTGCAATATCCTTATTCCGATATTTTTTTCTACTTTATTAGAAGCGATTACGAAAACTTGATCACCCTGTATTTCGTGCATATGCCGTTTAAGATACGCAACTGGAATTTGAATTGTATCGTCTACATAACTTCTGTAAGATTTATTATAATCGCGTAAGTCTATTTTAACCACTTGATCAACTTGTGAATACAATCTATCGCTACATGGAACATTTAATACAGGAAAGTATCTTCTGTAAAGACTGAAAGAGATAAGCAGCGCGAAGATTAGAAGCGTATAGATCATTATCACCAATCCTCTGATAGTAATTAAAAAAACAGAATGTTACTCAACTCAATATATACCCTCGCGGGTATCAAGTCAATGTTTTATAATTTCAGCTTATATTAGGTAAAGATAGAAGATAAAATTAATAATTAGGTATGAAAATAATTACAGATTTCCGTTGTTGACATTATTTTTTTTGTTTGCTAATATACCCTCATGGGTATTAGGGTTCTTAACGAAGCTCATTCTTAAGTTATTTTTTTTGCTTTATTTAATACCCGTATGGGTATATTTATGAGGATGATAAGTTCTTACCACACTAACAATAAAGGAGGAGCAAAATGAGTACAAAACCAGAAATCGAAGCAATTTTGCCAACACAAGTGGCGGAGAGTCTAGAGAGGAAAGAGAAACTTCACATTATTGATGTAAGAGAACACAATGAAGTGGCTCTGGGTAAAATTCCAGGTGCTAAACACATTCCATTAGGAGAGGTTCTGACACGCTTAGACGAATTGGATAAAGATAAGGAATACATCATGGTATGCAGATCCGGAAATCGTAGTGGACTGGCTTCAGAGTGGTTAACAGATAAAGGGTTCAAAGTGAAGAATATGACCGGTGGCATGAATGACTGGGAAAGTGAAACAGAATAAACCTAAATGGGGGATGAAAAATGAGTATTAAAACAGATCATGTATTGGATGCGAAAGGACTAGCTTGTCCGATGCCAATCGTCAGAACAAAGAAAGCAATGAAAGAGGTCATGCCAGGACAGGTTATCGAGGTTCAGGCCACTGACAAAGGTTCTCTAGCAGATATTCAAGCTTGGGCAAAAAGCAGCGGTCACCAGTATCTCGGTTCAACAGAAGAAGGAGAGGTATTGAAACACTACCTTCGCAAATCAGGTGATGCAGAAGCGAAAGAAGATAAAAACTTCCCGCATACCGTTCATAACGAAGAAATTATTCAGAAACTGAATTCAAGTGAAGACGTTGTAATTCTGGATGTTCGGGAGCCAGCTGAATATACATTTGGCCATATACCAGGAGCAATTTCTATTCCATTAGGAGAACTGGAAGATCGTATGGACGAGATTAGCAAAGATAAAGAAATCTATGTTGTCTGCCGTACGGGTAGCCGCAGTGATTTGGCCTCTAAGCAAATGGAAGAAAAGGGATTCAAAAATATCAAGAACGCAGTCCAGGGTATGGTGGAATGGTCTGGTCCTTTAGAAAAGAATCAATAATAACCAAATAGGAGGAATTTAAAATGGCAACTAAAGTAGCAATCATCGCAAGTAATGGAAGTTTGTTTGATGCATATAAAGTGTTCAACGTAGCAACTGCTGCAGCGGCAAGCGACGCAGAAGTAGGGATATTCTTCACTTTTGAGGGACTAAACTTGATTCATAAAGAAGCTCATAAGCAGCTCCCGATTCCAGCAGGAAATGAACATTTTGAAGAAGGATTTAAGCGGGAAAATGTACCTTCCATTCCAGAACTAGTGGAAATGGCTCAAGAGCTAGGTGTGAAGATCATTGCATGCCAAATGACAATGGATGCAATGAGTTTAGATAAAGATCAGTTTATAGAAGGCATTGAAGTTGGGGGAGCAGCGAGCTTTATCCATTACGCGTCCGATGCCAATATCAGTTTGACATTCTAAGGAGGAAAGGGAACATGAAATTAATTACTGCAAAAGAAGCAGCAGAAAAGGTATTAAGTAAAGAACCTTTATTTATTCTGGATGTAAGGAATCAAGATGCATTTGGTGATTGGAAAATTGAAGGCTTTAATATTGAACATTTGAACGTGCCGTACTTCGATTTAATTGAAGGTGTCGAAGAAATTGTTGATAAAATTCCAAAAGATAAAGATTTGCTTGTCGTATGTGCCAAACAAGGATCATCCGAAATGGTTGCAGAAATGTTGGATGAAGCTGGTTTTGAAGATGTGCTTGTCTTGCAGGGCGGTATGAGAGCTTGGAGCGAGTATCTTAAACCCGTTAAGATCGGGGATCTTAGCAACGGTGGATCCATCTATCAGTTTGTCCGTGTTGGTAAAGGCTGTCTCTCGTACTTCATTGAATCTGATGGCGAGGCACTCATCGTTGACAGCAGCCGATCTGTAGATAGTTATATTGATTTTGCCAAAGAGAAAAACATTACAATCAAACATGTTGTAGATACTCATCTTCATGCTGACCATATTTCCGGAGGGCGCCTGTTGCGTGAAAAGACTGAAGCAGTCTATCATTTGCCTCCAAAAGATGCGGAGGAAGTTCAGTTTACCTATGAGCCGTTAGAAGAAGGGAAAGATTTGCAGATAGGTGGAGCTACTGTACGTGTGCAGTCTATCTACTCTCCAGGCCATACAATCGGAAGTACTAGCTTGATTGTGGATGATAAGTACTTGCTGACCGGAGATATCTTGTTTGTGGAATCCATTGGACGTCCGGATCTTGCTGGAAAAGCAGGTGACTGGGCAGATGATTTACGTAATACGCTTTATAACACGTATGAACAACTAAATGATGAGCTTATCGTCCTTCCTGCACACTTCAGCAATACAAGTGAGCTAGGAGAAAATGGTGAAGTTCAGGCAAAACTGGGTGATTTATTTGAAAAGAATAATGGTTTAAATATGGATGAAGAAACATTCCGTAAAGCAGTATCAGAAAATCTACCACCTCAGCCGAATGCTTATCAAGAAATTCGTCAAACAAATATGGGTAAAATCAGCCCAGAAGCAAATGAGCAAAGTGAAATGGAAATTGGCCCGAACCGCTGTGCCATTCATGGTTAAATCAAGTAATAAAGGAGCTTATAAAAATGAACAGTGATAAAGTGTTAGACGCGAAAGGACTAGCTTGTCCAATGCCGATCGTTAAAACGAAGAAAGCAATAAATGAACTGGATGCAGGAGATGTATTGGAAGTACATGCGACGGATAAAGGTTCAAAGGCCGATCTTACCGCATGGGCGAAATCCGGGGGACATACGTTACTGCAGGATACGGAAGAAGATGGTGTATTGAAGTTTTGGATAAAAAAAGGATGATTCAGGGGAGGGAGATTTACTCCCTCTTTTTTGATAGGAGAGGAGCAGCAGGATGGATTTAACCTTTATTTTAGCTCTATTCACCATAGGACTGATTGGTTCACTATTTTCCGGTATGCTTGGCGTTGGTGGGGCTATCATAAACTTCCCATTATTATTATATGTACCTGCCTTATTGGGATTTGCTGGATTCAATGCCTATGAAATATCAGGAATTGTGGCTGTTCAAGTTTTCTTTTCGACTCTATCTGGAGTCTTTTCTTATCGTAAGGGAAACTATTTGAATAAACGACTCATATCGACCATGGGCATTTCTGTCTTCGTCGGAAGTTTTATCGGAAGTTTCGGTTCTCGACTCCTGACTGAAGAAGGCATCAACCTTGTATATGGAATATTAGCTATCATTGCATCAATAATGATGTTTGTCCCTAAGAAGGGGAAGGATGATATAGAGCTGTCCGACATTACATTTTCTACAGGATTAACAGCAGGGTTATCCTTCTTAGTAGGGATAGGAGCGGGGATTGTAGGAGCTGGAGGAGCATTTCTTCTCGTGCCAATCATGTTAGTCGTGCTGAAAATACCTACTCGTATGACAATCGCCACATCCTTGGCTGTTACATTCATTTCTTCTATAGGGGCTGTTGCGGGAAAGCTCTCAACAGGTCAGGTACCGTTGATTCCTTCCATTGTTATTGTAGTCGCAAGTCTCATTGCTTCACCGATAGGGGCTACATTAGGAAAGAAGATGAATGTTAAACTGCTTCAGGTAATACTCGCAGTGCTGATTATTGTTACAACCATTAAAATATGGGAAGACATAATGAGATAGTTTTAATAAAATAAAACCTTAGACTCATAATATTATAAGCCTAAGGTCTTGGTATTTTTTTATTTTTCCAAAGTGTGCCAAAATTACTGTTTTTTAACAAGAATTATAATGTAAAAGGCGGAATGAGTGCTTGAAGATAAAGTAATAAGTTCTATTAAATAGAGGGAGCGGATGACGATGAATATGTGGAATACTCGCTTCAAACTGAGCAGCATGTAATATACTTTTATTGAACTTTCTCTCGGTAAAAAAGCACAATTTTTGGGGGATCCTTATAGTAGAATTAAAATTGATATGTTGTTTGATTACAAACATATTGACATCGCTTACAAACGAAGCTAAACTATCATTATTAATAGGATTGGGTTGTTACTGTTCGGCAGGCTTTACCAATTCCGATTAAATGAAAGCCTTTACTCGCAGAACTTTGAAAGAAGATGGAGTATATGTCAGAAAATCTTAAAGTGGATAAGGTAATAAATAATAATCTGGTTCGTACCCTTAAAGAAGGTAAAGAAGCTCTTATAATGGGAAAAGGACTCGGTTATAAAAAACAGAGAAATGATTTTATTGATGAGACTCTGATTGAACGGATTTATATCATCGATGAGTCAGATGATAATAATTACCTGGAAGCATTACTTTCTAATATTCCGTATGTATATGTTAGAACAACAAATGAAATTGTCCGATATGCTTCAAACTCTTTAAATAAGAATCTCGGCGATACTATCTGGCTTGGGCTCACAGATCATATTTATCATGCGATTGACCGTGCAAAAAAAGGATTACATGTACGAAATGCGATACTTTGGGAAATTAGCAGGTTTTATAATCATGAATATTTAATTGGTAAAGAAGCTCTAAAAATTGTTGAAAAAAGGCATGGAGTTAAGCTGCATGATTCTGAAGCAGGATTTATTGCATTACATCTAGTTAATGCTCAAATGGATGATGTAATAAAGATCCAAGAAACAATGAATATAATTGAAAAACAGAAAAAGGTCATAGATATAGTGAAATACCATTATGGAATCGAGCTCAATGAGAGCTCTATCCAATATGATAGATTTATGACGCACATTAAGTATTTTGTAAGGAGAATATCCAAGGGGAAGAATATTCCAAAAGATAATCTTAACTTAGGGTTGGCAGATGTCATCAAAACTAAGTATCCAAATGAATATAAATGTGCAAAACGTATAGAAGCATACGTTTATAAGGAAACGAACTTTAAACTGTCTGAAGATGAGATTGTATATCTGGCTATTCATATCAGAAGAGTAATAGAAGAAAGTTAAATAGACGTGGGATTGTTACGAAAGGCTATACCCACCAGCCAGTATGAGTAATCACTTAGTGATTACTCATACTGGCTGGTGGGTTTTTATATTGGCCAAAACACTTTTTACTGTATAAGGAGGGCTTATGATGGATTATCGGAAATTGGCAGATGAGATCTTGGAAGAAGTGGGCGGTGAGGAAAATGTAGCTTCTCTTGGGCACTGTGCTACTCGTCTTCGTTTTAATTTGAAAGATGATAACAAAGCTAATGCAGAAGCTTTAAAAAATACAAATGGAGTGGTTGGGGTTGTCAATAAAGGCGGGCAATTTCAGGTTGTCATAGGTAATGATGTTAAAAAAGTCTACCGAAACATCATAGAAAACACCAGAATAGACGATTCATCAAATAAGAAAGAAACTAAGAATGAAAAAAAAGGCATTGTATCAAGAGCATTGGACACAATTGCAGGCAGCTTCTTCCCGATAA
Coding sequences within it:
- a CDS encoding sulfurtransferase TusA family protein → MQSNKVLDAKGLACPMPIVKTKKAINELNAGDVLEVHATDKGAKADLSAWAKSGGHALLQDTEEEGVLKFWIKKA
- the licT gene encoding BglG family transcription antiterminator LicT encodes the protein MSENLKVDKVINNNLVRTLKEGKEALIMGKGLGYKKQRNDFIDETLIERIYIIDESDDNNYLEALLSNIPYVYVRTTNEIVRYASNSLNKNLGDTIWLGLTDHIYHAIDRAKKGLHVRNAILWEISRFYNHEYLIGKEALKIVEKRHGVKLHDSEAGFIALHLVNAQMDDVIKIQETMNIIEKQKKVIDIVKYHYGIELNESSIQYDRFMTHIKYFVRRISKGKNIPKDNLNLGLADVIKTKYPNEYKCAKRIEAYVYKETNFKLSEDEIVYLAIHIRRVIEES
- a CDS encoding sulfurtransferase TusA family protein translates to MNSDKVLDAKGLACPMPIVKTKKAINELDAGDVLEVHATDKGSKADLTAWAKSGGHTLLQDTEEDGVLKFWIKKG
- a CDS encoding DsrE/DsrF/DrsH-like family protein, whose translation is MATKVAIIASNGSLFDAYKVFNVATAAAASDAEVGIFFTFEGLNLIHKEAHKQLPIPAGNEHFEEGFKRENVPSIPELVEMAQELGVKIIACQMTMDAMSLDKDQFIEGIEVGGAASFIHYASDANISLTF
- a CDS encoding sulfite exporter TauE/SafE family protein; the protein is MDLTFILALFTIGLIGSLFSGMLGVGGAIINFPLLLYVPALLGFAGFNAYEISGIVAVQVFFSTLSGVFSYRKGNYLNKRLISTMGISVFVGSFIGSFGSRLLTEEGINLVYGILAIIASIMMFVPKKGKDDIELSDITFSTGLTAGLSFLVGIGAGIVGAGGAFLLVPIMLVVLKIPTRMTIATSLAVTFISSIGAVAGKLSTGQVPLIPSIVIVVASLIASPIGATLGKKMNVKLLQVILAVLIIVTTIKIWEDIMR
- a CDS encoding DsrE/DsrF/DrsH-like family protein; its protein translation is MSETKRTTIVLFSGDYDKAMAAYIIANGAAAYDHEVTIFHTFWGLNALRKAEDVTVNKGFLEKMFAKMMPKGADKMGLSKMNMGGMGPKMIKKVIKKHNAMTLPQLIEVAQEQDVKLVACTMTMDLMGLQKEELLDDIQYAGVAAYLGDAEDGNVNLFI
- a CDS encoding sulfurtransferase TusA family protein — its product is MSIKTDHVLDAKGLACPMPIVRTKKAMKEVMPGQVIEVQATDKGSLADIQAWAKSSGHQYLGSTEEGEVLKHYLRKSGDAEAKEDKNFPHTVHNEEIIQKLNSSEDVVILDVREPAEYTFGHIPGAISIPLGELEDRMDEISKDKEIYVVCRTGSRSDLASKQMEEKGFKNIKNAVQGMVEWSGPLEKNQ
- a CDS encoding metal-sensitive transcriptional regulator; translated protein: MKYDNQSKNRIKRIEGQLRGILKMMEEDKDCKDVITQLSATRTAIDRTIGVIVSSNLVECVREANENGTEADELVKEAVNLLVKSR
- a CDS encoding MBL fold metallo-hydrolase yields the protein MKLITAKEAAEKVLSKEPLFILDVRNQDAFGDWKIEGFNIEHLNVPYFDLIEGVEEIVDKIPKDKDLLVVCAKQGSSEMVAEMLDEAGFEDVLVLQGGMRAWSEYLKPVKIGDLSNGGSIYQFVRVGKGCLSYFIESDGEALIVDSSRSVDSYIDFAKEKNITIKHVVDTHLHADHISGGRLLREKTEAVYHLPPKDAEEVQFTYEPLEEGKDLQIGGATVRVQSIYSPGHTIGSTSLIVDDKYLLTGDILFVESIGRPDLAGKAGDWADDLRNTLYNTYEQLNDELIVLPAHFSNTSELGENGEVQAKLGDLFEKNNGLNMDEETFRKAVSENLPPQPNAYQEIRQTNMGKISPEANEQSEMEIGPNRCAIHG
- a CDS encoding rhodanese-like domain-containing protein — encoded protein: MSTKPEIEAILPTQVAESLERKEKLHIIDVREHNEVALGKIPGAKHIPLGEVLTRLDELDKDKEYIMVCRSGNRSGLASEWLTDKGFKVKNMTGGMNDWESETE